Proteins encoded together in one ANME-2 cluster archaeon window:
- a CDS encoding winged helix DNA-binding protein — MKRKRDRLEVIYDILKIIRHYNNSIKPTPLLRYSNLSSQSFSEYLSELLDKGFIKEIIDEKGRKFFTLTDKGFEYLEKYKLIIGFIDEFEL, encoded by the coding sequence ATGAAGCGTAAAAGAGATCGTTTGGAGGTGATATATGACATATTGAAGATCATTAGACATTATAATAATTCCATTAAGCCTACACCCCTGCTGAGATATTCAAATCTATCATCACAGAGTTTTTCCGAATACTTAAGTGAATTATTGGACAAGGGATTTATTAAAGAAATTATTGACGAAAAAGGAAGGAAGTTTTTTACATTGACAGATAAAGGATTTGAATATCTTGAAAAATACAAATTAATTATCGGTTTTATTGATGAGTTTGAACTATGA